TGTACGTACCTTGATTAGTTTCTCTTTCTTCGTGTTCCTCGTTGTTGTTTTTTCCTATTGACCTCTTCTTATATAACCCATTGTTCTCTATAATTACGGGACTTTTGGTTGGTTATTATCCTTCTTGTCTCTCTGATCTATATTTAGAAGCTTAGTTACTGGCACGACACCTTTCTTTCTTCTGTCTGCATTCACGTCGCTGCCTGTCTCAATGCCATTTACTTATTTGCTTCTGACTATTATGAGCCAAAGGTTaaccttttataaaaaaaacaaactacaTGCTCCTCATGTTGAAGTTAATTTTTAAGTTGAATTTTGAGTGACTTGTTCCTGGTGGACACATTTAGAGAATAACGTTtgtaacatatatttatatatgtcaacATTAATCTCgcatcatctctctctctactatcCCTATATCTTTCTTGTTAAACGACCTCTTCTCATATGGAGAATGCATCTAATTATTATGTCTTAGTCAAGTACAGTTGGCTAGCCACTAGCCAGAGTCAataatttttgtctttttaagaATAGTCAAATCTCTAATGGTTTCCAATAGAGGAAAAGTGCAACTCCAGACTCTCTTCTAATGCGAAATTATTAGTTCCACATATGGTCACACGGATATAGACTGATTATTTATGGTTCATTTGAATATCCGAGAGCTGGTCCATCCGTAGACTGCATATCCCATCCCAATGTTAggtctaattttttaatataccCGATTTTAACCTTTAAaaagaaaagtcaaatataCAGTTGACCTCTTTGGATACTACTAGACAAGtctttttagatattttctatTGTGCACAGTAGCATTGACTTGTTCTTTCTTGACGCTAAAAaatcttatctctctctctctctctacctcAATTGTGCAGAGATGGGCGGTTGTTTCTCTGTCTCGTTGCCATGTGATCAAGTGGTGAATCAATTTTCTCAGTGGTTATGCCTCAGGGGGTGTTATATCCACAACCTTCCTGAGAATATCGTTGCTCTTCAGCATGCCATGGCAATGCTCACGGCAAAGCTAGACGATGTGCTGAGAACAGTGGGCAGAGAGGAGTTTACAGGGCGTCAACAAAGGATTTCCCAAGTTCAGGTATGGCATGCTAATGTCCTaaccaccaaaaaaaaagtcgacGATCTGCTTAGTACTTATGAGGCTGAGCTTCAAAGGTTGTGCCTATGTGGTTTTTGCTCCAAAGATTTAAAACTGAGCTATCTTTATGGGAGAAGTGTTCGCCTGATGTTGAGAAACTGAGTTCTCAAGGAGGATTTGATGTGGTGGTCGAGGCATCTACGTTTGGTGAGGTGGATGAGATCCCTATTCAACCCACCATTTTTGGTCAGGAAAGAATGCTTGAAAAGGCATGGACGCTTCTCATGGAAGATGGATCAGGGATGTTGGGTCTGTACGGTATGGGAGGAGTGGGGAAAACCACACTACTCACACAGATCAACAATAAGTTTTCTGAAATAAGTGACAGGTTTGAAGTTGTGATATGGGTTGTTGTGTTTAAAAGTGCAACAGTCCGTAAGATTCAAAGAGACATAGCTCAAAAGGTTGGCCTTGTGGAGATGGGTTCGGGAGAGAAAGACGAGAACCAGAGAGCCCTTGACATCTACAATGTTCTTAGAAGAAGAAAGTTTGCGTTATTGTTGGATGACATATGGGAGAAAGTGGATTTAAAAGCGGTAGGAGTCCCGTACCCAACTAGAGATAATGGATGCAAGGTAGCGTTCACAACTCGCTCTCGAGATGTGTGTGGCCGCATGGGGGTTGATGATCCAGTGGAAGTTAGCTGTTTGCAACCAGACGAGTCATGGGATCTGTTCCAAAGGACAGTTGGGGAAAACACACTGGGAAGTCATCCAGACATTCCAGAACTTGCGAGAAAAGTCGCTAGGAAATGCCGTGGCCTACCGTTAGCACTCAATGTTATCGGTGAAACCATGGCATGCAAAAGGACAGTACATGAATGGTGTCATGCGGTTGACGTTTTGACATCATCTGCCACAGAATTTTCAGGTATGGAAGATGAGATCCTTCCTGTTTTGAAGTATAGCTATGATAATTTAAGTGGGGAGATGGTGAGATCATGCTTCCTCTATTGCTCTTTGTTTCCTGAAGATTATCATATTGATAAAGAGAGGCTGGTAGAGTACTGGATATGTGAGGGGTTCGTAAGTGAAAAGGAAAGTAGAGAGAGGACATTAAACCAAGGTTATGAGATCGTTGGTACACTTGTCCGTGCATGTTTGTTGATGGAGGAAAGAAAGGATAAATCATACGTGAAAATGCATGATGTGGTTCGTGAGATGGCGTTGTGGATATCATCTGATTTTGGTAATC
The window above is part of the Brassica napus cultivar Da-Ae chromosome C8, Da-Ae, whole genome shotgun sequence genome. Proteins encoded here:
- the LOC106362187 gene encoding LOW QUALITY PROTEIN: disease resistance protein RPS5 (The sequence of the model RefSeq protein was modified relative to this genomic sequence to represent the inferred CDS: inserted 1 base in 1 codon) is translated as MGGCFSVSLPCDQVVNQFSQWLCLRGCYIHNLPENIVALQHAMAMLTAKLDDVLRTVGREEFTGRQQRISQVQVWHANVLTTKKKVDDLLSTYEAELQRLCLCGFCSKDLKLSYLYGRSVXPDVEKLSSQGGFDVVVEASTFGEVDEIPIQPTIFGQERMLEKAWTLLMEDGSGMLGLYGMGGVGKTTLLTQINNKFSEISDRFEVVIWVVVFKSATVRKIQRDIAQKVGLVEMGSGEKDENQRALDIYNVLRRRKFALLLDDIWEKVDLKAVGVPYPTRDNGCKVAFTTRSRDVCGRMGVDDPVEVSCLQPDESWDLFQRTVGENTLGSHPDIPELARKVARKCRGLPLALNVIGETMACKRTVHEWCHAVDVLTSSATEFSGMEDEILPVLKYSYDNLSGEMVRSCFLYCSLFPEDYHIDKERLVEYWICEGFVSEKESRERTLNQGYEIVGTLVRACLLMEERKDKSYVKMHDVVREMALWISSDFGNQKERCVVRAGVGLREVPKLKEWATVRKMSLMNNGIEEIFDSHECGELTTLFLQKNAFVKISGEFFRCMPHLAVLDLSENHSLEELPEEISELGSLRYLDVSYTCVNQLPVGLWELKKLIHLNLEHMSRLGSILGISSLWNLRTLGLRGLVLDMRLVNELELLEHLQVVTIDISSASVVKPLLWSHRLVVCIREVDFKYLEEESMRVLTLPTIVNLRRLSIKRCGMREMEIEKTTSSSSSSWNKIHTAPYFSNLSKVFITKCHGLKDLTWLLFAPNLAFLQVSFSRQLEDIIYQEKAASVENAATIVPFRRLETLHLSALRGLEKIYWNALPFPCLKVIHVEKCWKLRKLPLDSNSGAGGKELVLSYGDREWIEKLEWEDQATRVRFLTSCRWHWRATQ